A DNA window from Flavisolibacter ginsenosidimutans contains the following coding sequences:
- a CDS encoding acetylxylan esterase, with product MNAHFFSSLLLLVFCLPVMAVSKKNTDEKKLLSHHSLHFQERRDIDSFWKKTKEELALVPVNAKVESIKEAIPYRKFFITVHSLGDVEVAAFLSLPVQGEGGAKPWPVIVTTPGYGGDQQGVMLSECQRGYAILQVFPRGQGESAKYFKLSGDKLTSKLDAPEGAYYQGAYADVMRMIDYIVTRSDIDSNRIAMVGTSQGGGISLAVASLDKRIKAVVAHVPFLCNFRLAASVNKSLVKTLLDRAKANTETSLQTLDYFDPLQLVTNLKVPVLMSAGGRDETCPAQTIQSVYDKIHARKKLKFYPELTHTSSVDFYNQTWSWLEKKFRKH from the coding sequence ATGAATGCTCACTTTTTTTCTTCTTTGCTCCTCCTGGTTTTTTGTTTGCCCGTTATGGCGGTGAGCAAAAAAAACACAGACGAAAAAAAGTTGCTTTCACATCATTCCCTCCATTTTCAAGAACGGCGAGACATTGATTCCTTCTGGAAAAAAACAAAAGAAGAATTGGCGCTCGTTCCCGTCAATGCAAAAGTAGAAAGCATAAAAGAAGCCATTCCCTACCGCAAGTTTTTTATCACGGTGCACAGCCTTGGTGATGTAGAAGTGGCTGCTTTTCTTTCGCTTCCCGTACAAGGCGAAGGCGGCGCAAAACCCTGGCCGGTGATTGTGACGACGCCAGGTTACGGCGGCGACCAGCAAGGCGTGATGTTGAGCGAATGTCAACGCGGTTATGCCATCCTGCAAGTGTTCCCACGGGGGCAAGGCGAGTCAGCCAAATATTTTAAGCTTAGCGGCGACAAACTCACATCAAAACTGGATGCGCCAGAAGGTGCGTATTATCAAGGTGCTTACGCCGATGTGATGCGTATGATTGATTACATCGTCACCCGTTCCGACATTGACAGCAACCGCATTGCCATGGTGGGCACCAGCCAGGGTGGCGGCATTTCGCTGGCCGTTGCTTCGCTCGACAAACGCATTAAGGCGGTTGTGGCGCACGTGCCTTTTCTCTGCAATTTTCGTCTGGCTGCAAGCGTCAACAAATCCTTGGTAAAAACCCTCCTTGACAGGGCCAAAGCAAATACGGAAACGTCGTTGCAAACGCTGGATTATTTTGATCCATTGCAGTTGGTAACAAACCTGAAAGTGCCGGTGTTGATGAGTGCCGGCGGCAGGGACGAAACTTGTCCGGCGCAAACAATACAATCGGTGTACGATAAAATTCATGCGAGAAAAAAGCTGAAGTTTTATCCCGAACTGACGCATACAAGCAGCGTTGATTTTTACAATCAAACGTGGAGCTGGCTTGAAAAGAAATTTCGCAAACACTAA
- a CDS encoding sialidase family protein: MLLTTRYIFSFIFSFIALGSFAQEKQTVEGFDSVVFHYNANRTQAVRDFRGSSRGYMTAGWWAPEQMKKNILSWRTAAVPEKKQTTFVFIGSSSVLPSEFSVGPKAKMTVNGVYALTFTLGRMRDFTWKEGEYELKYISKRVEYPYTGNHRQFEIHGNSGIYQLTVPASTVQVGKSAVIEVEILPFEQWPNGWFMVKERRDVTKAASIESLQGEIEAMRADLNKMNEQTQILATEVYAPMLDTVHHFQHQVIYTNGYRHLHPADLIKLKNGDILIMARQATEHYANDGDVVMLRSKDGGKSWHDPQIITAIKDVDEREGCGIQLKDGTILVGVFYNDNYLPSGVYNWNGAVKLPQLDRPRLGTHFITSKDNGKTWSAPKFLDIKGMPFTGVEGPTDAPIEMPDGSIIMGVIGYGINGDSKNIGSVLLKSTDKGSSWKYVSTIAGDPGGKLGNFVEPGIVRTKTGRIIAGLRNGAPEGAVWMTYSDDDGKTWAPVVKTEMIGHPVDLIQLADGRVMATYGIREGRHTTPGGIRACFSNDNGKTWDINTEVQIRNDFFNWDIGYPESMQMKDGRILTVYYYNLFGKYYLGQTVWKPVR; encoded by the coding sequence ATGCTGTTGACTACACGTTACATTTTTAGTTTTATTTTCTCCTTTATTGCTCTTGGTTCGTTTGCACAGGAAAAGCAAACGGTTGAAGGATTCGACTCGGTTGTTTTTCATTACAACGCCAACCGCACACAGGCTGTGCGTGACTTTCGCGGTTCGTCGCGTGGCTACATGACCGCCGGTTGGTGGGCGCCTGAACAAATGAAGAAGAACATTCTCTCGTGGCGAACGGCTGCCGTTCCGGAAAAGAAACAAACCACTTTCGTCTTCATCGGTTCGTCTTCGGTATTGCCTTCTGAATTTTCCGTTGGGCCAAAAGCGAAGATGACTGTGAACGGCGTTTATGCCCTTACGTTTACACTGGGACGCATGCGTGACTTTACTTGGAAGGAAGGTGAGTATGAACTCAAATACATTTCCAAACGCGTAGAGTATCCCTACACCGGCAATCACCGCCAGTTTGAAATTCACGGCAACAGCGGCATCTATCAATTAACCGTTCCGGCATCGACGGTGCAAGTAGGCAAGAGCGCAGTAATCGAAGTGGAAATCCTTCCGTTTGAGCAATGGCCGAACGGTTGGTTTATGGTAAAGGAGAGAAGAGATGTGACCAAGGCTGCCAGCATCGAATCGCTGCAAGGCGAAATTGAGGCCATGCGTGCCGACTTGAACAAGATGAACGAGCAAACGCAGATACTGGCCACCGAAGTGTATGCGCCCATGCTCGATACAGTGCATCATTTTCAGCACCAGGTTATTTATACCAACGGCTATCGTCACCTGCATCCGGCCGACCTGATTAAACTAAAGAACGGCGACATTTTGATAATGGCGCGGCAAGCAACCGAGCACTATGCTAATGATGGCGACGTGGTGATGTTGCGTTCGAAAGACGGTGGTAAATCATGGCACGATCCGCAGATAATTACGGCCATTAAAGACGTGGACGAACGCGAAGGTTGCGGCATCCAACTAAAAGACGGAACCATCCTCGTGGGTGTTTTTTACAACGACAATTACCTGCCCTCAGGTGTTTATAATTGGAACGGCGCCGTAAAACTTCCGCAGTTGGACAGGCCACGTTTGGGTACGCATTTCATTACGTCGAAAGACAACGGCAAAACATGGTCGGCGCCAAAATTTTTGGACATCAAAGGCATGCCGTTCACCGGTGTGGAAGGACCAACTGATGCGCCGATTGAAATGCCCGACGGTTCCATCATCATGGGTGTAATTGGTTACGGTATTAACGGCGACAGCAAAAACATTGGTTCGGTGTTGTTGAAGTCAACCGACAAGGGTTCTTCGTGGAAATATGTTTCCACCATCGCCGGTGACCCGGGTGGCAAACTTGGCAACTTTGTTGAACCCGGCATCGTTCGCACCAAAACGGGTCGCATCATCGCTGGTCTGCGCAACGGTGCACCCGAAGGCGCCGTGTGGATGACTTATTCCGACGACGACGGTAAAACCTGGGCGCCTGTTGTCAAAACAGAGATGATTGGCCATCCCGTTGACCTGATACAATTGGCCGACGGCCGCGTAATGGCTACGTACGGCATTCGTGAAGGAAGACACACAACACCCGGCGGCATTCGGGCATGCTTCAGCAACGACAACGGAAAAACCTGGGACATCAATACGGAAGTGCAGATTCGCAATGATTTCTTTAACTGGGATATTGGTTATCCCGAGTCCATGCAAATGAAAGACGGGCGAATACTCACCGTTTACTATTATAACCTGTTTGGAAAATACTATTTGGGCCAAACGGTTTGGAAGCCGGTTCGTTAA
- a CDS encoding D-2-hydroxyacid dehydrogenase: MNILIDMPVYEPLLASLQALDEVNVDVIKEPAVSSRPLPVEQIRDCDVLFCTVPPSNHAEMRNLKMIQISSAGYTQLIGQRLEERGVKACNALGVFDVPIGEWNMAMMINLARNLRQMIRNQETKVWDRAAQFQTEIRCGVVGIWGYGGIGRETARLAKAMGMQVHVLSRSGVQKRDSVYCVPGTGDAEGVLPDKVFGYEDKETFLRGLDFLIMAIPQTGNTEGIVGEEELRLLKPSAFLLNPARGPLIKEAALIKALQENWFAGAALDTHYYYPMPEDHPLWRMKNVILTPHISGSSASPHFLERTWDIFYRNVQRLQNGEPLLNELTPSALKGK, from the coding sequence ATGAACATTCTGATTGATATGCCCGTGTACGAACCTCTGCTCGCATCACTGCAAGCATTGGACGAAGTGAATGTGGACGTCATAAAAGAACCCGCAGTCTCATCAAGGCCTTTGCCGGTTGAGCAAATACGGGATTGCGATGTTTTGTTCTGTACTGTTCCGCCGTCCAATCATGCGGAAATGCGGAACCTGAAAATGATCCAGATAAGTTCTGCCGGCTACACGCAGCTGATCGGGCAACGATTGGAAGAAAGAGGCGTGAAAGCCTGCAATGCTTTGGGCGTGTTTGATGTGCCCATTGGCGAATGGAACATGGCCATGATGATCAACCTTGCCCGCAACCTGCGGCAGATGATTCGCAACCAGGAAACGAAGGTTTGGGACCGTGCCGCACAATTTCAAACCGAGATACGTTGCGGTGTCGTAGGCATCTGGGGTTATGGCGGCATTGGTCGCGAAACCGCGAGATTGGCGAAAGCCATGGGCATGCAGGTGCATGTGTTGTCCCGTTCAGGCGTTCAAAAAAGAGACAGCGTTTATTGCGTCCCCGGCACCGGCGATGCAGAAGGAGTTTTGCCCGACAAAGTGTTCGGTTACGAGGATAAAGAAACCTTCCTGAGAGGGCTTGATTTTCTCATCATGGCCATTCCGCAAACAGGCAACACGGAAGGCATTGTAGGTGAAGAAGAATTGCGGTTGCTGAAACCATCGGCCTTTCTTCTCAACCCGGCAAGAGGCCCGTTGATTAAAGAAGCCGCGTTGATAAAAGCGCTCCAGGAAAACTGGTTTGCCGGCGCAGCACTCGACACGCATTATTATTACCCAATGCCGGAAGATCATCCCTTGTGGCGCATGAAAAATGTTATCCTCACACCACACATCTCGGGCTCAAGCGCAAGTCCTCATTTCCTGGAAAGAACCTGGGATATTTTTTACCGCAACGTGCAACGATTGCAAAACGGTGAGCCTTTGTTGAATGAGTTAACGCCGTCTGCCTTAAAAGGAAAATAA
- a CDS encoding sialidase family protein → MKTTMRLFFLNLFIASSLFAAAQELQKVEGYDTVLFHYNGNRSLSTIDYLGNTRGYMTAAWWAKGQMQKNILSWRTAVVPEKKPTTFSFVGASAPLPAEFSVGPKVKLTVNGNYALTFNIGMMRNFTWKEGGYELSYTSQRVEYPYFGTMREFHPDGNSGLYQLTVPADAVEAGKSVVIEVEMVPFDRWNNGWFMVKTYKDVLKQENIQRLQGEINSLRNDAAVLSEQTQILATKVYNKMLGTDDLQHQVVYTNGYRHLHPADLIKLKNGELLLMAREGTEHIADDGDVIMLRSKDGGKTWGDKTTIAGIKNVDEREGCGIQLKDGTIVVAIFYNGLYFPDGAYFLWKPDRQLAKDTVRPRLGTYIITSKDNGKTWSAPNYIDIKGMPVNGLEGPTDAPIEMPDGSIVMGVIGYSLHGDPKNTGSILLRSTDKGKTWNYVSTIASDPGGKLGNFVEPGIVRTKTGRLVVGLRNHGPEQAIWMTYSDDDGKTWAPPFQTDMIGHPVDLIQLKDGRLMASYGIREAHAKPGGIRVCFSNDNGKTWDIKTEKQLRNDFINMDIGYPESLEYPGGKMLTVYYYNLFGKYFLSETFWQLDRNKK, encoded by the coding sequence ATGAAGACAACCATGCGATTGTTTTTCCTGAACCTCTTTATTGCGTCTTCGCTTTTTGCAGCAGCACAAGAGCTACAAAAAGTAGAAGGCTATGACACAGTGCTGTTTCATTACAACGGTAACCGTTCGCTGTCCACCATCGATTATTTAGGCAATACACGCGGTTATATGACGGCTGCGTGGTGGGCCAAAGGACAGATGCAAAAAAATATTTTGTCGTGGCGCACGGCCGTTGTTCCCGAAAAAAAGCCGACAACGTTTTCATTCGTCGGTGCCAGTGCGCCACTGCCCGCTGAATTTTCCGTGGGGCCCAAAGTAAAACTGACGGTGAACGGCAACTATGCGCTTACGTTCAACATCGGTATGATGCGCAACTTTACATGGAAAGAAGGCGGCTATGAATTAAGCTATACGTCACAACGGGTTGAGTATCCTTACTTCGGTACAATGCGTGAATTTCATCCCGATGGCAACAGCGGCCTGTATCAGTTAACGGTTCCTGCCGATGCAGTGGAAGCTGGAAAGTCAGTGGTAATCGAAGTAGAGATGGTCCCCTTTGATCGTTGGAACAACGGCTGGTTCATGGTAAAGACATACAAAGACGTGCTGAAGCAGGAAAACATTCAACGGCTGCAGGGCGAGATCAATAGCTTGCGCAACGATGCGGCGGTTCTCTCCGAACAAACACAGATACTGGCAACAAAGGTGTACAACAAAATGCTGGGAACGGATGACCTTCAACACCAAGTGGTTTACACCAATGGCTATCGTCACTTGCACCCTGCCGATTTAATCAAGTTAAAGAACGGCGAGCTTTTGCTGATGGCAAGAGAAGGCACAGAACACATTGCCGATGATGGCGACGTGATCATGCTTCGCTCAAAAGACGGCGGCAAAACCTGGGGCGATAAGACAACCATTGCCGGAATTAAAAACGTGGACGAAAGGGAAGGTTGCGGCATTCAGTTGAAAGACGGAACAATCGTGGTGGCCATTTTTTACAACGGTCTTTATTTTCCGGATGGCGCTTATTTTTTGTGGAAGCCTGATCGCCAGTTAGCTAAAGATACGGTTCGTCCGCGTCTCGGCACATATATCATTACGTCGAAAGACAACGGTAAAACATGGTCCGCGCCAAACTACATTGACATTAAAGGAATGCCGGTGAACGGTTTGGAAGGCCCAACAGACGCACCGATTGAAATGCCCGACGGCTCTATCGTGATGGGCGTTATCGGTTATAGTCTGCACGGTGATCCGAAGAATACAGGCTCTATTTTATTGCGCTCAACCGACAAAGGAAAAACGTGGAACTATGTTTCTACCATCGCCAGCGATCCCGGTGGAAAGCTGGGAAATTTTGTAGAGCCGGGAATTGTAAGAACAAAAACAGGAAGGCTCGTGGTCGGACTTCGCAATCACGGTCCAGAGCAGGCCATTTGGATGACGTATTCCGATGATGACGGCAAGACATGGGCGCCGCCTTTTCAAACAGACATGATCGGTCACCCCGTAGATTTAATACAATTGAAAGACGGACGATTGATGGCCTCTTACGGTATTCGCGAAGCGCATGCAAAACCAGGCGGCATCCGCGTTTGCTTTAGCAACGACAACGGCAAGACGTGGGACATCAAAACGGAAAAGCAATTGCGTAATGATTTTATCAACATGGACATCGGTTATCCCGAATCACTTGAGTATCCCGGCGGCAAAATGCTGACGGTCTATTACTACAATCTTTTCGGCAAATATTTTTTGAGCGAAACCTTTTGGCAGTTAGACCGTAACAAAAAATAA